In Streptomyces sannanensis, the DNA window GAGCCGGTCCTCGTCGGAGGCGGCGACCCAGAGGTGGAGGGCGGCGCGGAAGAGGGGGCCGGTGTAGAGGGAGACCAGGGCTTCGAGGACGGCCCGCCGGTCGCCGGGGTCGTCGGGGAAGAGGGCGCGCAGGGCGGTGGAGCGTTCCTCGGCGACGTATTCCACGGCCGCCGTGAAGAGGTCCTCACGGGTGGGGAAGTGGTGCTGGGCCGCGCCCCGCGAGACTCCGGCGCGCTCGGCGACGACGGTGACCGTGGAGCCCGCCCAGCCGTGTTCGGCCAGGCAGGACACGGCTGCCTCCAGCAGACGCCGGCGCGTGGCCCGGCTGCGGTCCTGCTTGGGTGGGGTCACAACGCCCATGCGGGGTCCCGTTGTTCGAGGAAGGCCAGCATGCCCTCGCGCGCCTCGGCCGAGGCGAAGAGGGCCGCGGAGAGGGCGGTCAGTCCGTCCGTCTGCCGGTCGAAAGTATCCAGCACACCGGCGGTGACGAGGCGTTTGGATTCCGCGAGGCCCTGGGGGGAGGCCAGGCGGAGGGCGTCCAGAATCGGGGCGAGGGCCTTGTCCGGGTCGTCGCCGGCCACGGTGACCAGGCCGGTGCGGACCGCCTCCGCCGCGTCGAAGCGTTCGCCGGTGAGGTAGTAGCGGGCCGCCGCTCGCGGGTCCATGCGCGGGAGTACGGGCATGGAGATGACCGCGGGCGCCAGGCCGAGCCGGGACTCGGTGAAGGCGAAGCTCGCGGACGGGCCGGCCACCGAGATGTCGCAGGAGGCGAGCAGGCCCATTCCGCCGGCCCGGACGTGGCCGGTCACCCGGGCCAGGACGGGCTTGGGGAGCGCCACCACCGCGCGCATCAGGGACACGTACGCCGACGGGTCGGGGGGTGACTTCAGGTCCGCGCCCGCGCAGAAGGTGCTCCCGGTGTGCGTCAGCAGCACGGCCCGTACGTCCGGGGCCTCGGCGCACGCGGACAGTGCCTCCCGCAGCTCGCCGACGAGCCGCGCCGACAGGGCGTTGCGGTTCGCCGGCGAGTCGAGCGTGAGCGTGGTGATGCCGCGCTCGTGTGCGGTGTGTACGACTGTCATCGATCCCTCAGTTCGCGCCGGAGAATCTTGCCGGAGGCCGCCCTCGGCACCGCGTCGACGAACTCGACCCGGCGGACCTTCTTGTACGGGGACACCTCTGGGGCCCCCCGGAGGTAGCTGGGGGGAGGCAGCCGGGGGAGCCGCGATCTTCCCGGCAAACTAAGACCGACCGGCAATAGGGCCCGCGGCGTCGCGTGCCGACAGCTCTCGCCTGGACGCACATCCCTCGTCGCGCGCAGCGCCGCTGCGCTCTCCTCACGATGCACGCCCAGACTCGGCTCTCGACTCGCTCCTTGTCCCACGCTCCCTATTGCCGGTCGGTCTAATACGACTTGGGCAGACGCAGGGTCTGATGGGACACGTAGTTCAGGATCATCTCCCGGCTGACCGGGGCGATCCGGGCGACGCGGGACGCCGTGACGAGGGAGGCGAGGCCGTACTCGCGGGTGAGGCCGTTCCCGCCGAGGGTGTGCACAGAGCATGGTCAGTTCGGCGAGATAGTCCCCGGTGAGCACGTCGAGCGGCCCGCCGGTGAGCATCTCGCGCCAGGCGTCGAAGCGGTCCCCGTAGAAGCCCGAGGCGTTGCCGATCCTCAGTACGGTCACGCCCGCCTCCCGCAGGGCGCGCGTCCGGGACCGGGCGGGCCGGCGAAGGCCTGGGCGATGTCCAGCCAGTGGTCGGCGTCCGGGCCCTCGGCGACGACGGCGAGGTCGGCGCGGTGGGCCCGCTGGGTGGTGAGCAGACAGAAGTCGAGTGCGGGCCCGGTCACCTTCTGTGCGGCGCTCTCCGGCCCGTACGTCCAGAGCCCCCCGTCGGGGGCGGTCAGTTCGACCCGGAACTCCTCGTCCGGCGGCCGCTCCCCGTGCGCCGCGTAGGCGTAGTCCCGTGCCCGTGACCCGATCCGGGCGACATGCCGCAGCCGTGCGGTGGGCTCGCGCGACACGCCGAGCGCGTCGGCGATGTCCTGGCCGTGCGCCCAGGTCTCCATCAGCCGGGCGGTCGCCATCGACGGGGCGCTCATGGGCGGCCCGTACCAGGGGTGGCGGGCGCCGGGCGGGGCGGCGCGCAGCACCTCCTGGACCTGTTCGCGCGTGTCCCGCCACCGGGCGAGAAGCTCTGCCGGGGTCATGGCCCGGACGGCGGCCTCCGCGGCCTGGTCGACGGCGGCGGCCAGGTCGATCTCCCTGGCCTCGGCCTCCGCCACGTCCGCGCGGAAGGACGTCGGATCGGTCGCGGCGAGCCATGCGCTGCGGTCCGTCCAGGCCAGATGGGCGATCTGGTGGGCGACGGTCCAGCCGGGCGCGGGGGTGGGGCGCGCCCAGTCCGTCTCGCTCAGGTTCTCGACCAGGCGGTCGAGTTCATCACTTTCGGCACGCAGGTCGTCGTACAGCGCTGCCGGGTCGAACACGGTGTGCTCCCCTCTGGGGAAACCAGCGGTGTGTCCGGGAGCATGGCAGCGCCGCACAAAACAATCAAGCCTGCTTGCATTATTTTCCGGACGCGCCCGACGCGGCCTTCGCCACCTGCGTCCGTACGGCTCCCATGCTCGCCGCGACGACCAGCACGATGGCCAGCACGTCCAGCGTCGACAGTCCCTGGTGCAGCACCAGGAAGCCGGCCAGCGCCGCGATGGCCGGTTCCAGGCTCATCAGCACCGCGAAGGTGGGCGCGGGCAGCCGCCGCAGCGCCAGCAGTTCCAGGGTGTACGGGAGGACGGACGACAGCAGTGCCACCGCCGCGCCCAGCGCCAGTGTCGACGGCACCAGCAGCTTCTCCCCCGACTCGGCGACCCCGAGGGGCAGGCTGAGGACCGCCGCGACCGCCATGGCCAGCGCGAGGCCGTCCGCCTGCGGGAAGCGGCGTCCGGTGCGCGCGCTGAACACGATGTACGCGGCCCACATGGCGCCCGCCCCGACCGCGAACGCCGCGCCCGCCGGGTCGAGCCGGCCGAAGCCGCCTCCGCCGCTGAGCAGGAACACACCGCCGAGTGCGAGCCCGGCCCACAGCAGGTTCACCAGACGCCGGGACACGATCACCGAGAGCGCCAGCGGGCCCAGCACCTCCAGGGTCACCGCGGGACCCAGCGGGATACGGTCCACTGCCTGGTAGAAGAGGCCGTTCATGGCGGCCATCGCGACACCGAAGGCGACGATCGTGCCCCAGTCGGCGCGCGAGTAGCCGCGCAGCCTGGGCCGGCAGACCACGAGCAGCACCAGCGCGGCGAAGACCAGCCGCAGCGTGACGACGCCGGCCGCGCCGGCCCTCGGCATCAGCAGGACGGCGACGGCCGCCCCGAACTGCACCGAGATCCCGCCCGCGACGACCAGTGCCACGGGGCCGAGGCGGTTGCCGAGCGGTGTCCGGGTGCTCCCGGGAGCGGCGGAGACGGCCGCGTCGGCGGCGATGCCCGCTTCGGCGACGTCGAGATCGTTCACTGTGGTGCACCTCACTGTCCAATGGGCTGTACCCAAGGTCCCATGATGGCATGAGGTTCCGCAGGCTCGGCCGGCCGAACGGATGATGGACTTCCGGGTTCGCCGCCCCGGGGCGCCGAACCGCCCCGGAGGTTCCGTACGTCTCACCGGGTGGACGTGCACAAGACGGACGTCTCGTACGCACTATCCTGCGCCCGTGGCTGATATCCAGATTCCCGCTGACATCAAGCCCGCCGACGGCCGTTTCGGCGCGGGCCCCTCCAAGGTGCGTACGGAGGCGCTGGACGCCCTGGCCGCCACCGGTACCTCCCTGCTCGGTACGTCCCACCGCCAGGCTCCGGTCAAGAACCTGGTCGGATCCGTCCGTCAGGGCATCCGGGACCTCTTCTCCCTGCCCGAGGGCTACGAGGTGATCCTCGGAAACGGCGGCTCCACCGCGTTCTGGGACATCGCGACCCACGGGCTGATCGAGAACAAGTCGCAGCACCTGAGCTTCGGCGAGTTCTCGTCCAAGTTCGCCAAGGCCGCGAAGCTCGCGCCCTGGCTGGCCGAGCCCAGCGTCATCTCCTCCGAGCCGGGCACCCACCCGGAGCCCGTCGCCGAGGCCGGCGTGGACGTGTACGCCTTCACGCACAACGAGACCTCCACCGGTGTCGCCGCCCCGGTCAAGCGGGTCGCGGGCGCCGACGAGGGCGCGCTGGTCCTGGTCGACGCGACCTCGGGCGCGGGCGGTCTGCCGGTCGACATCACCGAGTCGGACGTCTACTACTTCGCCCCGCAGAAGTCCTTCGCCGCCGACGGCGGCCTGTGGCTCGCGGCCTTCTCCCCGGCCGCCCTGGACCGCGCGGCCCGTATCCACGCGTCCGGCCGCCACGTCCCCGAGTTCTTCTCGCTGCCGACCGCGATCGACAACTCGCTGAAGAACCAGACGTACAACACCCCCGCCCTCTCCACCCTCTTCCTGCTCGACCAGCAGCTGAAGTGGATCAACGGCCAGGGCGGCCTGGACTGGGCGGTGGCCCGTACCGCCGATTCCTCGTCCCGTCTCTACGCCTGGGCCGAGAAGTCCTCGCACGCCACCCCGTTCGTCGCCGACCCGGCCAAGCGCTCCCAGGTCATCGGCACGATCGACTTCACCGACGAGGTCGACGCGGCGGCCGTCGCCAAGACCCTGCGCGCCAACGGCATCGTCGACACCGAGCCGTACCGCAAGCTGGGCCGCAACCAGCTGCGCATCGCGATGTTCCCGGCGGTCGACCCGGCGGACGTCGAGGCGCTGACCGCATGCATCGACTACGTGATCGAGCGCCTCTAGGCTCGTTATCGGGGGGTGCGCCCGCTTTCGTACCCCCCATAGGAGCCCGCAGTGTCCGAAGTGCAACTGCCGCCCAAGCCGTCGGACATGTTCGACCGCGACCGCGAATGGGCCGAGCTCACCGCCTTCGCCGCCGACGGGAACGACGGCGCCCGGCTCGGGATCGTCTCCGGGCGCCGCCGCCAGGGCAAGAGCTATCTGCTCCAGTCCCTGGCCGAAGCCGCCGGCGGCTTCTACCACGTGGCCGTCCCCGCGTCGGCAGCCGAATCCCTGCGGCTGCTCGGCGCGGCCGTGGGCCGCTTCACCGGCGCCGACGTCCCACCACGGCCGGCCGACTGGGCGCAGGCCCTGGACCTCCTCTTCGGCCTGGCGGCCGAGCGTCCGCTGCCCGTGGTGCTGGACGAGTTCCCGTACCTCGTGCACAACGCCCCCGACCTGTCCTCCCGCCTCCACGCGGCCCTGAGCATCCGCGCCGGACGGCCCCGCTTCCTGCTGTGCGGCAGCTCCGCGTCCTACATGGGCGGCCTCGCGGCCGGGGGCTGCGACCTCAACCTGGTGGTGCACGGCTTCGGCTACCGCGAAGCGGCCGACTTCTGGGGCATCCGCGACCCCCGGCTCGCCGTCCTCGTCCACGCCGTCGTCGGCGGAACCCCCGCCTACCGGCGCGAGTTCGTCGACGACGACGTACCGAAGGGGCCGGCCGACTTCGACGACTGGGTCTGCCGTACGCTCCTCAACCCGGCACGCCGCATCCACGGCGACCCCCTGTGGCTGCTGGCCAGCCAGCCCGATCTCCAGGACCGGGCCATGTACCACTCCGTACTCGCCGCCGTCGCCACAGGCCACCACACCGCCGGAACCATCGCCGACACGGTGGGTCACCGGACCACCGACGTCACCCATCCGCTCACCGCGCTCACCCGCTGCGGGCTGCTCACCGCCACCCCGGACGCCTTCCGCGTCCACCGCACGGTCTACCGCATCGCCGAGCCCCTGATCCTCTTCCACCACGCGGTCGTACGCCCCGGCGGCACCGCGCTGACCTGGCAGCGCAGCCGGACCGTGTTCCTCGACAAGGTCGTCGCCCCGCACTTCGCCCAGCTGTGCCGCGAATGGGCCGTCCAGTACGCCGACCCCGCGACCTTCGGCGGTACGCCGACCAGCGCGACGGTCGGCACGCTGCCGGACCACGTGGTCGACGTCGTCGTCCGGGGTGGCGACACGCTGCTGTCCGTCGGCGCGGCGGACTGGCACGCGCCCATGGGTGTGCCCCACCTGGACCGCCTCCACGACGTCCTGCGGGCGCTCTCCGCGCACGGGGTCGACACAAGCCACGCCAGGCCCGCGTGCTACGGCGCGTCCGGCTTCACCCCGGAGCTCCAGGCCGCCGCGGACCGGGGAGAGGTCGTCCTGGTGGACCTGCCCCGCCTCTACGAGGGCTCGTAGAGGCGGGGACCGCCCTCCGCCCGGGCGGCCGGTGTGGGGCGTCGGCATCGCAGCCCGTCCGGCGCCTGAGGACGGACACTCCCCAGCTACCGCTGGGAGGTACCCCCAGGCCGACCCGGACGGAGCGCGCCACCGGCTCAGCCGCGGCGCAGCAGCCGCTTCAGTCCGACCACGAGCGCGGTCGCCCCGGCGAGGACGAGCACGCCCAGGGTGAAGTTCCCGTCGTTCCCGCCGGCGGCACCCGCGGCGGACGGCGAA includes these proteins:
- a CDS encoding TetR/AcrR family transcriptional regulator codes for the protein MGVVTPPKQDRSRATRRRLLEAAVSCLAEHGWAGSTVTVVAERAGVSRGAAQHHFPTREDLFTAAVEYVAEERSTALRALFPDDPGDRRAVLEALVSLYTGPLFRAALHLWVAASDEDRLRPRVTELEARVGRDAHRIAVELLAVDESRPGVRETVQGFLDMARGLGLATLLTDDSARRARVAAQWAALLDAALR
- a CDS encoding enoyl-CoA hydratase family protein, whose amino-acid sequence is MTVVHTAHERGITTLTLDSPANRNALSARLVGELREALSACAEAPDVRAVLLTHTGSTFCAGADLKSPPDPSAYVSLMRAVVALPKPVLARVTGHVRAGGMGLLASCDISVAGPSASFAFTESRLGLAPAVISMPVLPRMDPRAAARYYLTGERFDAAEAVRTGLVTVAGDDPDKALAPILDALRLASPQGLAESKRLVTAGVLDTFDRQTDGLTALSAALFASAEAREGMLAFLEQRDPAWAL
- a CDS encoding TIGR03084 family metal-binding protein — translated: MFDPAALYDDLRAESDELDRLVENLSETDWARPTPAPGWTVAHQIAHLAWTDRSAWLAATDPTSFRADVAEAEAREIDLAAAVDQAAEAAVRAMTPAELLARWRDTREQVQEVLRAAPPGARHPWYGPPMSAPSMATARLMETWAHGQDIADALGVSREPTARLRHVARIGSRARDYAYAAHGERPPDEEFRVELTAPDGGLWTYGPESAAQKVTGPALDFCLLTTQRAHRADLAVVAEGPDADHWLDIAQAFAGPPGPGRAPCGRRA
- a CDS encoding EamA family transporter; protein product: MNDLDVAEAGIAADAAVSAAPGSTRTPLGNRLGPVALVVAGGISVQFGAAVAVLLMPRAGAAGVVTLRLVFAALVLLVVCRPRLRGYSRADWGTIVAFGVAMAAMNGLFYQAVDRIPLGPAVTLEVLGPLALSVIVSRRLVNLLWAGLALGGVFLLSGGGGFGRLDPAGAAFAVGAGAMWAAYIVFSARTGRRFPQADGLALAMAVAAVLSLPLGVAESGEKLLVPSTLALGAAVALLSSVLPYTLELLALRRLPAPTFAVLMSLEPAIAALAGFLVLHQGLSTLDVLAIVLVVAASMGAVRTQVAKAASGASGK
- the serC gene encoding phosphoserine transaminase, giving the protein MADIQIPADIKPADGRFGAGPSKVRTEALDALAATGTSLLGTSHRQAPVKNLVGSVRQGIRDLFSLPEGYEVILGNGGSTAFWDIATHGLIENKSQHLSFGEFSSKFAKAAKLAPWLAEPSVISSEPGTHPEPVAEAGVDVYAFTHNETSTGVAAPVKRVAGADEGALVLVDATSGAGGLPVDITESDVYYFAPQKSFAADGGLWLAAFSPAALDRAARIHASGRHVPEFFSLPTAIDNSLKNQTYNTPALSTLFLLDQQLKWINGQGGLDWAVARTADSSSRLYAWAEKSSHATPFVADPAKRSQVIGTIDFTDEVDAAAVAKTLRANGIVDTEPYRKLGRNQLRIAMFPAVDPADVEALTACIDYVIERL
- a CDS encoding ATP-binding protein, which produces MSEVQLPPKPSDMFDRDREWAELTAFAADGNDGARLGIVSGRRRQGKSYLLQSLAEAAGGFYHVAVPASAAESLRLLGAAVGRFTGADVPPRPADWAQALDLLFGLAAERPLPVVLDEFPYLVHNAPDLSSRLHAALSIRAGRPRFLLCGSSASYMGGLAAGGCDLNLVVHGFGYREAADFWGIRDPRLAVLVHAVVGGTPAYRREFVDDDVPKGPADFDDWVCRTLLNPARRIHGDPLWLLASQPDLQDRAMYHSVLAAVATGHHTAGTIADTVGHRTTDVTHPLTALTRCGLLTATPDAFRVHRTVYRIAEPLILFHHAVVRPGGTALTWQRSRTVFLDKVVAPHFAQLCREWAVQYADPATFGGTPTSATVGTLPDHVVDVVVRGGDTLLSVGAADWHAPMGVPHLDRLHDVLRALSAHGVDTSHARPACYGASGFTPELQAAADRGEVVLVDLPRLYEGS